TGGCATCTGCAACCCAGGACTCTCCCTAGCTCTAGGCTTACTAAAGAGctcctcttggatttctttcagGCACTGCTCACTCAGTACCTCTAAAACTGAGTTCATTATCAACAGGCGTTAAGCTGGACCCCTGGGTGTAAAGCCCATAACCAGATTCAGTGTTAAGAACCAGAAATAGAAGAAAGGCTGTCTATCCTGGGAGGCCCTCCTGGAGGGTCTTATTTCCTGCTAATGCAGGCTCAAGCCAACCACCCCACCCTAGTCCCACCTCACTTTGTGCCCTGGATATTGGCCACACAGCCTGCCCTCCAAACACCCTCTGCTCCCTCACCTGCTATCCCTAAGCATGCATGTGGTCAGCTGGCCTAGCTGTTTCTAGTCAtcacccccctccctgccccttggGGGGGAACAGATGGAGGCATTAGGGGCTCCTCTGGGGCTCAGCCCATCTGGATGCAGGATCATGACGAGTCTAATCTCTGTTTGTCACTGTGTGGGCAGGAAATATGAGCTGTATAGCATGGACTGGGACCTGAAGGAAGAACTGAGCGACTGCCTGGTGGCCGCTGCGCCCTATGGGGGCCCCATTGGTAAGTTTCCCCTCTGGCACTGCATGCTCTGGGACCGCGGGATGAACTTGGGGTCCTTGCTGTTGGGTGGTTCTTGCTGGCATATGCtacccacccccactccaccctACTGAGATGCTTTTAATCCTGGTTCTCGGGAGGCCTGCCACCCTACTGAGATGCTTTTAATCCTGGTTCTCGGGAGGCCTTAGGGCGGGCCTAAGGAGCTAGTTCATAAGGCCTGCTTCACATGGGGTGGGCCTGGGCAGCTAGGACAGAAGGTTTCTTCTCAAACCACAGCGCTGCTGAGGAACCCCGGGCGGAAGGAGAAGCCTGCCAGCGCACGGCCAGTTCTTGAGATCTACTCAGCTTCTGGTGTGCCTCTGGCCAGTCTGCTGGTGAGCACCCTGCCTGCCCTGCGGCTGGGGGCTGGACAGGGTTCTGCATCCCGAGGACAGCTTCCGGAACCTCCCTCTCCTCTGCAGTGGAAGAGTGGGCCCGTGGTGTCCCTGGGCTGGTCAGCTGAGGAGGAGCTGCTCTGTGTGCAGGAAGACGGGGTCGTGCTGGTTTATGGGCTTCATGGTGACTTCCGGAGACACTTCAGCATGGGCAATGTAGGGGCCCCAGGGGGCTGGGGAAAAGGGATGGAGTCTGGGAATCTGCGGCTCCCTCAACCCACGGCCCCTCTCTCCAGGAGGTGCTCCAGAACCGGGTTCTAGATGCCCGGATCTTCCATACTGAGTTTGGTTCTGGGGTGGCCATCCTCACAGGGGCCCACCGCTTCACCCTCAGTGCCAACGTGGGCGACCTCAAACTCCGCCGGATGCCAGAGGTGCCAGGTGAGCCCTGACACCCCTGAGGCAGCATTCACTGCCCACAAATGTGCCTCCAGTCCATGGGACCATCAGAGGCAGAAACTGTGGGCTCTGGTCAGCCTGAGGTTGTCCTCTTCCCTGGCCGCAGGTCTGCAGAGTGCACCATCATGCTGGACCACAATGTGCCAGGACCGAGTGGCACACATTCTTCTGGCTGTAGGACCTGATCTTTACCTCCTGGATCACGCAGCCTGCtctgcagtggtgagaggccttgAGTGGGAGTGAACTGGAGGGACTGGGGGAGGCAGTGGGAGGCTCTGAGAAGTCAGTATCTTTGGTGTCCTCCCCGGCCCTGCCCCAGACACCCCCTGGCCTAGCCGCAGGAGTGAGCAGCTTCCTGCAGATGGCTGTCTCCTTCACCTACAGACACCTGGCGCTCTTCACAGACACAGGGTACATCTGGATGGGGACAGCGTCTCTCAAGGTGTGATCCTGGGACAACACAGGGGCACCATGCCTTGTCTAGGAAAGATCTCTTGTGGGTAGGGGAAGGGCTTTTGAACCAGACTGGTGACTGTTGAGACAGGACCATGACATTCCCTGCACCCTTTCAGGAGAAGCTGTGTGAGTTCAACTGCAACATCCGGGCTCCCCCGAAGCAGATGGTCTGGTGAGGATGAGGGTGTTATCCTGGGGGTAGAAGTGGACATAGCCTTGTCTCCTGGGACAAGTTGATTCATCCTGTCTACTGACCCAGCCAAGTGGAGCTTGAATCTTGTCTTCTCTGCCAGTGCATATTTGAGGGGCCAGTCCCCTGTGGGCCCCAGATACCCCTGGGAGTTGACAGCACAGGATGAGAGGGAAGCAGACCAGTCAGCCAGAGGAATGGGATAAGCGGCAGCAAGCCTATGCAGGGTTGTCCCAAGGCAGAGTGATACAAGCAGCGATGTGGGAGACATGGCTGTGGACCAGGCATCCCGTGTGTccgtgtccgtgtgtgtgtgtgtgtgtgtgtgtgtgtgtgtgtgtgtgtgtgtgtgtgtgtgtgtgtgtgtgtggtgctgtCCACAGGTGCAGCCGTCCTCGCAGCAAGGAGAGGGCCGTTGTGGTAGCCTGGGAGAGGCGGCTAATGGTGGTGGGCGACGCACCTGAGGGCATCCAGTATCCTTGGAGGGCTgctgggggtgaggagggggaaggagggtcgCCTGCCCTGCGCCATCTCTGGGTGCTCTTAGGAACCTTGACCAAGCTCAGGTTTGTGCTGGATGAGGACTCCTACCTGGTGCCTGAGCTGGATGGGGTCCGCATCTTCTCCCGCAGTACCCATGAGTTCTTGCACGAGGTTCCAGGTGAGGCCCTCATAAGAGCACCGGGTGACCCAGGGCAGGGGCTCCTCGGCACCACAGCTGCCCTGGGCCGGTGCTCTGGAGTAGGATCAGGGTACTGAGGTAGGGATGAGGGTTTCCTGACCCCCTTTCCCACTTACCAATTTCCTCCCAGTGGCCAGCGAGGAGATCTTTAAAATTGCCTCAATGGCCCCTGGAGCGCTACTGTTGGAGGCCCAGAAGGAATATGAGGTAAAGCCTTGGGCTTCTCCTTGGGCCTCAGGATGctgtccttccccttcccctaatTGGCCCAGCCCATGCCCCTGCAGCCAAGTGCTACCTGTCAAGACAGGGGTCCAGACAGGAcattgggctgggctgggctagaGAGAGCTGGCTCAGGTGGATTGAAGGGACATGGTGTCCTTCGTGTGGTGATAGGGAAGGGCAGGGAACCCCCAGTCTAGGCACAAGTCAGGGCTCTATTGAGAGGTCTCAGGGCCCTCACAGGCAACTGTGGGCTgctatgggtgtgtgtgtgggcaccTTGCGGGGAGGACTGAGTGGGCTGAGGGGATTTGGGGCCTGGCCTCTGCAGCCTTCCAAACCAGCCCATTTGAACCACAGCCCGGAGGGGTTAGGGGCCAGACATGGAGGTGTTCTCAGTCATGACGCACTGTCCCTGgcaccttcccccctccccagaaAGAGAGCCAGAAGGCGGATGAGTACCTACGGGAGATCCAGGAGCTGGGGCAGCTGCCCCAGGCCGTGCAGCAGTGCATCGAGGCCGCGGGACATGAGCACTGGCCAGACATGCAGAAGAGTCTGCTCAGGGTTGGGCTGGAtggcagggctggagggagggggtgcTGGGCAAGGGTGGGCTGGCAGAGAGGGAAGCTCTCTCTTGCCCTCTGGCTCTTTTCAGGCGGCCTCCTTTGGAAAGTGTTTCCTGGACAGATTTCCACCCAACAACTTTGTGCGCATGTGTCAGGACCTTCGTGTACTCAATGCCATTCGGGACTATCACATCGGGATTCCCCTCACCTATAGCCAGTATCCCCAAGTGTGCTGACAGGGTGTTTACTTCCAGGGGTGGAAGGGCAAGGGGATGGAGATGCCTCCTGAAGGTCCTTGGCAAATAGGACTTATCTCCCAACTGGATCCTTAaccaaataaaatacagatacaaGCAGCTCACCATCCAGGTGCTGCTGGACAGGTACAGCAAGCCCAGGGTGCTGGGAGGAGGGCCGTAAGTGGGTGGGCATTACAGCCCCTGGTGTGCTCTTGTGGTCACTGCTCGTGATTCATTTCCTTGGGATCTGGGAGGCTGGAGTTACAGGCTGGGACCACTCTGCCCTCTTTCTACCCCACTTTATCCCTTGTGCCCTTCACCTCCCTTGTCTGCCAGGCTTGTGTTGCGGAGGCTTTACCCCCTGGCCATTCAGATATGTGAGTACCTGCGGCTTCCTGAAGTGCAGGGCGTCAGCAGAATCCTGGCCCACTGGGCCTGCTACAAGGTGAGGATATAGGACAGAGTTCAAGGGCATTTAGGGGCTTACAGGCCCTGGTGAGGTGTAGGAAATAAGTGTAGAGCTGAAAGGGTGGGTCCTGATcaaggcagtgggggtgggggttaagGGGTGAGAGCCAGGTTTGTGTGACACCCCCTTCCCTCTGCAGGTACAACAGAAGGACGTGTCTGACGAGGATGTTGCTCGTGCCATTAACCAGAAGCTGGGGGACACACCTGGTGTCTCTTACTCTGACATTGCTGCACGAGCCTATGGCTGTGGCCGCACGGAGCTGGCCATCAAGGTGCGGGTGCCTAGCCCTCCCTGGATGCTCTGATGTGGGTGTTAGAGGTCCCCAGGCCAGCTCCTTCTCTCTgtgccttcctccccaccccacagctgCTGGAATATGAGCCACGCTCTGGGGAACAGGTTCCCCTTCTCCTAAAGATGAAGAGGAGCAAACTGGCGCTAAGCAAGGCCATCGAGAGTGGGGATACTGACCTGGGTGAGCAGGGTTTGGGTGAGGACAAGGCTGGGGACCCTGGGCTGAGGAAGGGGCTGGGCTGGACCCTCATCGCACCTTATTGTCCCATAGTGTTCACGGTGCTGCTGCACCTGAAGAATGAGCTGAACCGAGGAGACTTTTTCATGACGCTTCGGAACCAGCCCATGGCCTTAAGTTTGTACCGAcaggtgtgtgcagggggcagcGTGGGGTGGAGCCTCCTGAGCCCTTGAGTTGGCTTTGCTGACTGCCCACCTGCTGTGGCCCCAGTTCTGTAAGCATCAAGAGCTAGAGACGCTGAAGGACCTTTACAATCAGGATGACAACCACCAGGAGCTGGGCAGCTTCCACGTCCGAGCCAGCTACGCTGCAGAGGAGGTCTGAGGGCCGCAGGGCGGGTGGGGCCCACGGGCTGGGCCGGTGGTCTGGCTCCTTCTCCAGGAGTCTAGGCCTTGAATGCAGCACATACCCCATTTGGTCCTCACTGTGGGGGGAGAGCTTGAGAAGACATGAGGCCAGGCTGGGGATTGGTCCCAGAGGAGCTGGTCTTTCCATTAGGGACAGCAGAGCCGTGTGCCCAGTGGCCAAGGCTGGCAGTGGCAACCCTGGGCACAGCGATGGGGGAGAAAACCATAGCCTGGGTGGGAGGGCCGAGGTCCTTTGTGCTATGAACTCAGGTGTCCCTTCTTGCCCTTGCAGCGTATTGAGGGGCGAGTCGCAGCTCTGCAGATGGCAGCCGACGCATTCTACAAGGCCAAGAATGAGTTCGCAGCCAAGGTTTGTCCCGTTCTTCTCTAAcaacctcctctcctcccctcccagtcTTCCCTCCTTGTCCCTCTCATCCCTGTCCTGCCTTATCCCTGTCCCCAGGCCACAGAGGATCAAATGCGGCTCCTACGGCTGCAGCGACGCCTAGAAGATGAGCTGGGGGGCCGGTTCTTAGACCTGTCTGTACACGACACGGTCACCACCCTCATCCTCAGCGGCCAAAACAAGCGTGCGGAGCAGCTGGCACGTGACTTCCGCATCCCTGACAAGAGGTAGATGAGGGCCCGGTGTGCCTATAGGTCCCAGGACCCCCTGCCCCTCCTGGAACACCTCCATCCCCAACTTTCCCACAGGCTCTGGTGGCTGAAGCTGACCGCCCTAGCAGATCTGGAAGACTGGGAGGAGCTAGAGAAGTTTTCTAAGAGCAAGAAATCACCCATCGGCTACCTGGTGAGATGGGGCCCTCCCTCTACCCCACCTCCGGTGAGGTAGTACTGGGGAGAGGGCCAGGCTCAGACAGTCTGTTCACACATCTGTTCAGCTCTCCCGCAGAGCTAGTGGGAGCTTCCTGGGCCAGGCACATGGGAGGATGGGCCTGAGTCTGCCTGCAAATGTTGAGGGGGAGGGAGAATGAGCTGCTTTCCCAAAGGAGGGCCACAAGGGACACCACGTGCCTGAAGGAAAGTCCTgtttgggagggaggggcacagggagggcACATATGTGAGGCAGTGGAGGATGTTGAGGGGTTTGTTTTCTGTGGCAGGTGGTTCAGAGGTGTGGTGGGTCGGTGGGATAAGGGCAGCCATGAGAGAAAACTCAGGCCCTGGGAGGGCAGGAAGGTGCCTGCTGTGAGTGAGTAGCAGTGGATGGTGGAGTGGACACATGGAAATAATTGGTCCCAAAGCTCTAACAGATCTTTGTGGTAGGTTGTTTCTGCCCAAAGAATGTTGAGATCACAACTGTTGTATGTGTATGTTGGGTGGGAATGGGGGGGGCATTATACAGACTGAAGGGTATATAAAATACATTGGGATAATAAATCCAATGGACTTTGCTCATAAGAGAGAGAACAGGAGGTCTCTGCCTTATCTTCCCTCtccaccctctccctctcctaAGCCCTTTGTGGAAATCTGCATGAAACAACACAACAAATATGAAGCCAAAAAGTATGCTTCCCGCGTGGGTCCCGAGCAGAAGGTCAAGGCCTTGCTTCTCGTTGGGTGCGTCTGCTGAGAGCCCTAAGGGTGCTGGGTGGCTGAGCCAGTGGGCTGATGAGAGGCATGGTTTGTGCCCTTGGGCAGCGCAATACCATCTCCCCTCCTGCTGAAACCCCAGGGACGTGGCTCAGGCTGCAGACGTTGCCATCGAGCACCGGAATGAGGCAGAGATGAGCCTCGTATTGTCCCACTGCACTGGAGCCACAGATGGGGCCACGGCTGACAAGATTCAGCGGGCCCGGGCTCAAGCCCAGAAGAAGTGAGGGGCCTACCTGCTCATCTCCGCAAGCCCTGGGCCTGGCAGAAGTGTCACTGCTCATCTAGCTCTTACCCCAGAGCAAAGCCCGAAGAGCTGGGGTGAGAATGAGGGTTCTGGTTGTAAATAAAGTCGAAACATTTTAGAGTACTTGTCTATGCAAGTCCATTCTAAGCAAAAGCAAGCTGGAGGCAGAACCTTCCAGATACCTCAGCAGAACCATGTGTTTGATTGTGGGGTACTGGAGAGGGAGCTTCTCCAGTGATATTTACAGACCCCTCTCCACAGTTACCAAGGAAAGTCCTCTCAAGCCCACAGCCCCTAGGAAGATTATGGGGAAAGGTGGCACAAAACATAATAAGCACCAAGTCATCAAGAACCACACTGAAaagcattacacacacacacacacacacacacacacacacacacacacacacacacacacacacacacgaaacatGCTAAACACTTTaccattgttttcatttattccacaagaCAGCCCTGTGAGATAGTTAATATCACCCCATCTTACAGAAGAGGATCGAGGACGGGGGAGCAAGTATGTGGCAAGATGGGAATTGAAACCTTATTGGACATTTGGGAGTCTTAGAGCTTCTCCTTGGCTGTTGTGACAGAGGAGGGATGACTCAGCTGGACCTGAAATCAGGCCCTCTGAGCAGGGGATCCTGAAGGAAGGCCCTCCTGGTTTGCACTACAGTGAGAATTGGAGGACTAATGAGAGGCATGTGGCCATTGGATTGGAGGGATCAAGGAGGAGCCTTTGGAAGCCCTGCCCCTTGGATAGTGGTGAGCAATTCTGAGTGGTCTCTGGGctgaagagaaaaggagaatggaATTCTCCTTTTGGCAGTTCTGTCAAGGAAGAACTGCAAACTGGAGACCCCTGGCTCCCCACTCCCCTCAATGGAGGCTTTGCCCCTGGTCAGTGGGAATGCCTTCGTGGCCCTCCAGGCTCTCTGCCTCTAGCCTCTGTACTCCAGTGCACTTTGGCTTCATGCCCCAGCGCCCCTACCCAACACTGAGGGCATTACCTTTCTTTTTGTTGCCCCCGTTAAGTCTTGAAGGAAGACAAAGGAGGAAACCAAAGCCCAGAGAGAAGGTAGGCCTCCCTGGAACATCTGGCTTTCCCCTCTTTGACGCCCCTAGGGCTATGCTTAAAAAGAGTGAGACTCAAGCTTGCTAAGAtgtttctgattctttttcttcctccacctGATTTGTAAATGTAAGTTTGTGAAAATCCTGCGAGGGGATATAAATCAAATTGTAAAATAATCATTTGTTATTCTCACCACTTAGAGAACTTGAACAGGATAAAACAGGGATGGTTTGTCTGCTCCACAATGTCTAGGACATCAGCTGGAAGACTCAAAGTTTGGGGGTGACTTGACAGCTAGGGACTAGAATCTGAGGGCTTGGCAACTCACATGTCTGGCAGTTGAAGCTGGTTGTTGACCGGAACCTTAGTTCTGTCAGCCATAACACCTGCCTCACGACATAGCATCTGGGTCCCAAGGGTAGCATCCCAGGAGAGCCACATAGAGCTGTACTGCCTTCCCTAACCTTGTTTTGGAAGTCACACAGTATCATACCTGCCATATTCTGTTTGTCAAGGCAGTTACATGGACCTACCCCATCCAATTCCAAGGGGAAATagatgccatctttttttttttttttttttttttttttttttgcggtgcgcgggcctctcactgccgtggcctctcccgttgcggagcacaggctccggacacgcaggctcagcggccatggctcacgggcccagccgctccacggcatatgggatcttcccgcaccggggcacgaacccgtgtcccctgcattggcaggcggactctcaaccactgcgccaccagggaagccccgatgccATCTTTTGATAGAGGAGTAGCAAGGCTCTGGAAGAGTGTGTAAAACTGGAAATTTGGCCAGTTTTTGGAATCACAGTCTGGCACAATCTATCAGCCTTCCCTCTTAGAATCAGCAGACACCttcagggaaaggaaaggaggttCCCAATACTGGGGTCActctgggatttttttcctcctcagtcTTGCCCCCACAGTTCTCCACTGCCCTGGTAGCTcttcattgccttttttttttcttggccacgctgtgtagcatgtgggatcttagttctctgaccagggatcaaacctgtgcccccggcagtggaagcgtggagttctaaccacgtgaccgccagggaattcccttcagtGCTTTTAACCAATGCTTTCTCCAGCTTTTCTAACTAGAAAAAGGGTTTTAACCATCCAACCCAGTCCTCTTTCTCTGGAAGGGGGGCCCTGGGCAGTGCATTTAGAATGTACACAATAAAAGCCTGTGTCCTCAAACATACAGCATATTTACTCATATGATATACAAACTCTAAGCACTGtacatgtagggacttccctcgtggtcccgtggttaagactcggcactcctagtgcagggggcccaggttcaatccctggttggggaactaagatcccacatgctttgaCTAAtcctgcgggccacaactactgagcccagcaCGCTCTAggacccacatgctgcaactagagaagcccttGTGTTGCAACGAAGACTCAGCGCagccataattaattaatttaaaaaaagcactgTACATGTGAAGTTTTAGAAATATGTGAGAACGATGACATACAAACAGTGATTACAACTTtataaaaagtgtgtatgcatgtggAGAAGCACTGGAATTGTCCATGGGGAGACTtgtttgaaaattaaaagcagTTTTGTGTACCTTCTAGTAAAGATAAACTTTGATCTCCCCCCACCAACATTTTATCCTGAAAACTTAAAAACATACAGCTAAGTTGAAAGAATTTACAGTGAACACCTGTATACCCACCACCTGGattctaccattaacattttactatgcTTAATTTGCATACATCTCTCTATTCCTCTATCCATTTTATTaatccatcttatttttgatgcatttcaaagtaagttgcagTCATTGGTATAGTACCTCCCTCTAAATACTTAAGAATGCATTTCATTAACCGGAGTTCATTATTTGTGtgcaattttttcttttcaggcaaaatatatataatgctCAGCTTTTAATTGTACGTttgctgagttttgacaaactCACTTATACACTtacagtgattttattttattttattttatttttgaccatgccatgtggcatgtgggatcttacttccctgaccagggatcgaacccacaacccctgcattggaagcctggagtcttaaccattagactgccagggaagtccctaaatagtGATATATTAAAAACAACTAGTTTGCtgcacaaaaaaattaaaaaaaaaacaactaagatttatttttcaaatccttGGTTGCTCAACTGTAATTAGTGTAAAATGCCTTCTCTACCCTGAGCGATTTGCACAGCAGGCCTGGGCCTACAGTCACAGGTAGGGTCATCGTGGCCAATGGAAGGAACTAGGATTGAGCCTTGGACCAGGATTTTGGGCCTGGGGGCAGAGAATTTGGAAACATTTCTTCTGGTTTAGGATATCCATGGATATCCCTGGAGTGAGAGTTGGGGCAAAGGCTCCTATAAGCCATCTTCTCAGGGTGAGGGGGCTGCAGTTTCTTCTAGGTACAAAACTCCGGCAAATGACCCTTGGGAATAGAACAGTGAATGGCCTGGGAAGTCACTTGGCTCTCATTTACTTCAACTTTGTATCATACTGccttgctttattttcattagagcatttaggaaatttttttgttcacttgtttattgtctgtctccccatctAGACTGTAAGTTCCTGAGAGCAGAGACCTTTTCTGTCTTATTCCCTGCTGTGTCCAGCTCATGGTCGGCAgcacttaataagtatttgttgaacaaatgactCATTGGTCCATTTACTAGATGGGGAAAGGAGGCCCTgaaaggggaagtgacttgcctaaagaAACAGGAGTCCTTTACTCACACCCTCCAGTTCTCCTTCTAGTCTAATCCTTCTCTCATGAAACCTGTGACTTCTGGGGCACCTGTGGGGTGGCTGACAAGTGCCTACCGCTAGGTGTGTGCTCCTTTGGGCTGGGACTAAAGCAGGGTCTGGAGCAGAAGACTGCCTCCCCACCCTCTTTcagttcctttcctctcctctcgtCTCCTCTTGGAAGATAGCCCTTTGCCTTGTGGTGATGGGTGGAGCTGTGGACACCCTGGGCATCAGGTAGGATGGGGAGTTTGGGCAGGTCTCCACAGGTGGGCAGCTGAGGATGGGACTCTGTCCTCTCCCACTGCAAATAGGGTCTGTGTGGTCGCCAAACTGAAATTTCCTTCTCAGGGTCCCCAGGATGGAATATGCAAGGCCCTGTCTCTCCTTGGTGTGAGGTCCTGTCACCcctgcacacacaccacaaatgCTCTGACCCCAATGCAGCTGTCTCATGGAGAGAAGGAACTGCATTTCCTGAGGATGGGTTACTTACCAAACTGCACATGCCTGTAATTCTCGGTACAGCCTTGGGAGGTTCCAGGAAGAGTAGCAGAGGGAGACTCGGGTCAAGCAGCCAGTGGTAAGGCTTGAACCCCAGGGCTCTCTGACTACCACACCCAACCACAGCATTTTCCCAAGTGTAGTCAGATCTGGTGGGGATCCTTCAGATGACCTCAAGgatgaatgctttttattttaatatatatttatattaatgtagGTTAGGAAATATAAGTAGCATGGGAAACCCTTTTATGGTAGTATaagtaaaactataaataaaaaaataaaccaaaagaaacatACTAAGAAATAGTAGTGTAGGTCAGATGTAGGTAGGGCAAGCCTGGTGGAGATTAGTTCTAGCCTACTGCTATCCTAGCTACCCAGGTATCTCCAGCACTCACAGTCATTATTTTTCAGGGTTTCCAAACCCTTGAGTTCAGGCTTTTTCACCTTGGCAGTTCAGTGTGTGGATAGAGGGAGTTTTTCTACTTTCTGGGTAACTAAGTGGTTGGTATATATAAGGACCTGCCCTCATTCGCCGCCCTTGGGGCTCTAACAGGAGACTGGGTGTGTGGCCTCTGGGTCTTTGGGCTGGAGTGTCTGTCGGGCAGAGGCGTCTAGGATTAGGTCATTTCACAACACTTTTGGGCCAGCCCTGCTGAGAGGGAGTGGGAGACACAATTCCTACTCAGGGAGGAACTTCCCTGCTGGGGAGGGGATGCCCCGAAGGACGCCCGccgcacccggtattcccagtcCGTGGCTCTGGTCAGCACACGCTTATTCCACAAATCGGGGCAGCGGGGTGCATAGAGTTCCAAATTGACGCCCCAACTGCAGGCGGTAGTGGGGAGTGGAGGTGGTCACTGATGTGGGCTTC
The sequence above is a segment of the Orcinus orca chromosome 16, mOrcOrc1.1, whole genome shotgun sequence genome. Coding sequences within it:
- the VPS16 gene encoding vacuolar protein sorting-associated protein 16 homolog isoform X2, giving the protein MDCYTANWNPLGDSAFYRKYELYSMDWDLKEELSDCLVAAAPYGGPIALLRNPGRKEKPASARPVLEIYSASGVPLASLLWKSGPVVSLGWSAEEELLCVQEDGVVLVYGLHGDFRRHFSMGNEVLQNRVLDARIFHTEFGSGVAILTGAHRFTLSANVGDLKLRRMPEVPGLQSAPSCWTTMCQDRVAHILLAVGPDLYLLDHAACSAVTPPGLAAGVSSFLQMAVSFTYRHLALFTDTGYIWMGTASLKEKLCEFNCNIRAPPKQMVWCSRPRSKERAVVVAWERRLMVVGDAPEGIQFVLDEDSYLVPELDGVRIFSRSTHEFLHEVPVASEEIFKIASMAPGALLLEAQKEYEKESQKADEYLREIQELGQLPQAVQQCIEAAGHEHWPDMQKSLLRAASFGKCFLDRFPPNNFVRMCQDLRVLNAIRDYHIGIPLTYSQYKQLTIQVLLDRLVLRRLYPLAIQICEYLRLPEVQGVSRILAHWACYKVQQKDVSDEDVARAINQKLGDTPGVSYSDIAARAYGCGRTELAIKLLEYEPRSGEQVPLLLKMKRSKLALSKAIESGDTDLVFTVLLHLKNELNRGDFFMTLRNQPMALSLYRQFCKHQELETLKDLYNQDDNHQELGSFHVRASYAAEERIEGRVAALQMAADAFYKAKNEFAAKATEDQMRLLRLQRRLEDELGGRFLDLSVHDTVTTLILSGQNKRAEQLARDFRIPDKRLWWLKLTALADLEDWEELEKFSKSKKSPIGYLPFVEICMKQHNKYEAKKYASRVGPEQKVKALLLVGDVAQAADVAIEHRNEAEMSLVLSHCTGATDGATADKIQRARAQAQKK
- the VPS16 gene encoding vacuolar protein sorting-associated protein 16 homolog isoform X3, with protein sequence MPEVPGLQSAPSCWTTMCQDRVAHILLAVGPDLYLLDHAACSAVTPPGLAAGVSSFLQMAVSFTYRHLALFTDTGYIWMGTASLKEKLCEFNCNIRAPPKQMVWCSRPRSKERAVVVAWERRLMVVGDAPEGIQFVLDEDSYLVPELDGVRIFSRSTHEFLHEVPVASEEIFKIASMAPGALLLEAQKEYEKESQKADEYLREIQELGQLPQAVQQCIEAAGHEHWPDMQKSLLRAASFGKCFLDRFPPNNFVRMCQDLRVLNAIRDYHIGIPLTYSQYKQLTIQVLLDRLVLRRLYPLAIQICEYLRLPEVQGVSRILAHWACYKVQQKDVSDEDVARAINQKLGDTPGVSYSDIAARAYGCGRTELAIKLLEYEPRSGEQVPLLLKMKRSKLALSKAIESGDTDLVFTVLLHLKNELNRGDFFMTLRNQPMALSLYRQFCKHQELETLKDLYNQDDNHQELGSFHVRASYAAEERIEGRVAALQMAADAFYKAKNEFAAKATEDQMRLLRLQRRLEDELGGRFLDLSVHDTVTTLILSGQNKRAEQLARDFRIPDKRLWWLKLTALADLEDWEELEKFSKSKKSPIGYLPFVEICMKQHNKYEAKKYASRVGPEQKVKALLLVGDVAQAADVAIEHRNEAEMSLVLSHCTGATDGATADKIQRARAQAQKK
- the VPS16 gene encoding vacuolar protein sorting-associated protein 16 homolog isoform X1; translated protein: MMACLKPPTLSSHAARLLVIHAYLRLQSSRASLPVCNFSYLLKYELYSMDWDLKEELSDCLVAAAPYGGPIALLRNPGRKEKPASARPVLEIYSASGVPLASLLWKSGPVVSLGWSAEEELLCVQEDGVVLVYGLHGDFRRHFSMGNEVLQNRVLDARIFHTEFGSGVAILTGAHRFTLSANVGDLKLRRMPEVPGLQSAPSCWTTMCQDRVAHILLAVGPDLYLLDHAACSAVTPPGLAAGVSSFLQMAVSFTYRHLALFTDTGYIWMGTASLKEKLCEFNCNIRAPPKQMVWCSRPRSKERAVVVAWERRLMVVGDAPEGIQFVLDEDSYLVPELDGVRIFSRSTHEFLHEVPVASEEIFKIASMAPGALLLEAQKEYEKESQKADEYLREIQELGQLPQAVQQCIEAAGHEHWPDMQKSLLRAASFGKCFLDRFPPNNFVRMCQDLRVLNAIRDYHIGIPLTYSQYKQLTIQVLLDRLVLRRLYPLAIQICEYLRLPEVQGVSRILAHWACYKVQQKDVSDEDVARAINQKLGDTPGVSYSDIAARAYGCGRTELAIKLLEYEPRSGEQVPLLLKMKRSKLALSKAIESGDTDLVFTVLLHLKNELNRGDFFMTLRNQPMALSLYRQFCKHQELETLKDLYNQDDNHQELGSFHVRASYAAEERIEGRVAALQMAADAFYKAKNEFAAKATEDQMRLLRLQRRLEDELGGRFLDLSVHDTVTTLILSGQNKRAEQLARDFRIPDKRLWWLKLTALADLEDWEELEKFSKSKKSPIGYLPFVEICMKQHNKYEAKKYASRVGPEQKVKALLLVGDVAQAADVAIEHRNEAEMSLVLSHCTGATDGATADKIQRARAQAQKK